Proteins encoded together in one Schumannella luteola window:
- a CDS encoding metal-dependent transcriptional regulator, with translation MSPASSEHGATRVSRTPSQVVEDYLKVIYGHTEWQHEPITPKRLGERLGLAPSSVTETVKRLTAQGLVEHPRYGAIALTAAGEAEALRMVRRHRLVETWLVQEYGYGWDEVHDEAEVLEHALSDRMLDLIDARLGYPERDPHGDPIPDSEGAVPATRGFLLAELTRGVVGVVTRISDEDPAVLRELTARGIGLDSSVRAGDVSMDAENAVWVVVDSPE, from the coding sequence GTGAGTCCGGCCAGCAGCGAGCACGGCGCGACGCGGGTCTCCCGCACGCCCAGTCAGGTCGTCGAGGACTACCTCAAGGTCATCTACGGCCACACCGAGTGGCAGCACGAGCCGATCACCCCGAAGCGTCTGGGGGAGCGACTCGGCCTCGCGCCGTCGTCGGTCACCGAGACCGTGAAGCGACTGACGGCGCAGGGCCTCGTCGAGCATCCTCGCTATGGCGCGATCGCGCTCACCGCGGCGGGGGAGGCCGAGGCGCTGCGCATGGTGCGACGCCATCGCCTCGTCGAGACCTGGCTCGTGCAGGAGTACGGCTACGGCTGGGACGAGGTGCACGACGAGGCCGAGGTGCTCGAGCACGCGCTGAGCGACCGGATGCTCGACCTCATCGATGCGCGACTGGGGTATCCCGAGCGCGACCCGCACGGCGACCCGATACCCGATTCCGAGGGCGCGGTGCCGGCGACGCGGGGCTTCCTGCTGGCCGAGCTGACCCGCGGGGTCGTCGGCGTCGTCACCCGGATCAGCGACGAGGATCCCGCGGTGCTGCGCGAGCTGACCGCACGGGGGATCGGCCTCGATTCGTCGGTGCGCGCGGGCGACGTGTCGATGGATGCGGAGAACGCGGTCTGGGTGGTCGTCGACTCGCCGGAGTGA
- the murI gene encoding glutamate racemase, translating into MTPAPAPDAPIGVFDSGVGGLTVARAILDQLPRESMLYVGDTAHSPYGPKPIADVRRYALEVLDDLVARGVKALVIACNTASAAMLRDARERFEQGYGIPVIEVIQPAVRAAVRNTRNGHIGVIGTEGTIKSRAYEDAFAAAAHIRLTTAACPRFVEFVEAGVTSGPELFAVAEQYLAPLRDAGIDTLVLGCTHYPLLAAAISYVMGPDVTLVSSADETAADLYRVLVSHDIAATGDAAPATREFEATGADEVGFRRLAARFLGPEVTHVETFETGTIPIHRIPQPEGPR; encoded by the coding sequence GTGACACCCGCTCCCGCGCCCGACGCCCCGATCGGCGTGTTCGACAGCGGTGTCGGCGGTCTGACGGTGGCCCGCGCGATCCTCGACCAGCTGCCGCGCGAATCCATGCTCTACGTCGGCGACACGGCGCACAGCCCCTACGGCCCCAAGCCGATCGCCGACGTGCGCCGCTACGCCCTCGAAGTGCTCGACGACCTGGTCGCCCGCGGGGTGAAGGCTCTCGTGATCGCCTGCAACACCGCCTCCGCCGCCATGCTGCGGGACGCGCGCGAGCGCTTCGAGCAGGGCTACGGCATCCCCGTCATCGAGGTGATCCAGCCCGCGGTGCGCGCCGCCGTGCGCAACACCCGCAACGGCCACATCGGCGTGATCGGCACCGAGGGCACGATCAAGTCGCGCGCCTACGAGGATGCCTTCGCGGCCGCCGCGCACATCCGCCTCACCACAGCGGCGTGCCCGCGCTTCGTCGAGTTCGTCGAGGCCGGCGTCACGAGCGGCCCCGAGCTCTTCGCCGTCGCCGAGCAGTACCTCGCGCCGCTGCGCGACGCCGGCATCGACACCCTCGTGCTCGGCTGCACGCACTATCCGCTGCTCGCCGCCGCGATCTCCTACGTCATGGGCCCCGATGTCACCCTCGTCTCGAGCGCCGACGAGACCGCCGCCGATCTCTATCGCGTGCTCGTCTCGCACGACATCGCCGCGACCGGCGACGCCGCCCCGGCGACGCGCGAGTTCGAAGCGACCGGCGCCGACGAGGTCGGCTTCCGCCGTCTCGCCGCCCGCTTCCTCGGGCCCGAGGTCACGCACGTCGAGACCTTCGAGACCGGCACGATCCCGATCCACCGCATCCCGCAACCGGAAGGACCCCGATGA
- the rph gene encoding ribonuclease PH, translated as MTDSTATGPRADGRAHDQLRPVTIERGWSEQAEGSALISFGRTKVLCTASFTNGVPRWLTGKGRGWVTAEYSMLPRSTNDRMDREAVKGKIGGRTHEISRLIGRSLRAVIDTKALGENTIVLDCDVLQADGGTRTAAITGAYVALADAIEWGREKGFIGKKAVALTDSVSAISVGIVKGEPLLDLMYTEDSTAETDMNIVATGRGLFVEVQGTAEGAPFDKAELDRLLELGLAGTAELTRLQRAALGLEGDAIAEALGRIGS; from the coding sequence ATGACCGACAGCACCGCAACCGGACCCCGCGCCGACGGCCGCGCGCACGACCAGCTGCGCCCGGTCACGATCGAGCGCGGATGGAGCGAGCAGGCGGAGGGCAGCGCGCTGATCTCCTTCGGCCGCACCAAGGTGCTCTGCACCGCCTCGTTCACGAACGGCGTGCCGCGCTGGCTCACCGGCAAGGGCCGCGGCTGGGTCACCGCCGAGTACTCGATGCTGCCGCGCTCGACCAACGACCGCATGGACCGCGAGGCCGTGAAGGGCAAGATCGGCGGCCGCACGCACGAGATCTCGCGTCTCATCGGCCGCAGCCTGCGGGCCGTGATCGACACCAAGGCGCTCGGCGAGAACACGATCGTGCTCGACTGCGACGTGCTGCAGGCCGACGGCGGCACGCGCACCGCGGCGATCACCGGCGCCTATGTGGCGCTGGCGGATGCGATCGAGTGGGGTCGTGAGAAGGGCTTCATCGGCAAGAAGGCCGTCGCGCTGACCGACTCGGTGTCGGCCATCAGCGTGGGCATCGTCAAGGGCGAGCCGCTGCTCGACCTCATGTACACCGAGGACTCGACGGCCGAGACCGACATGAACATCGTCGCGACCGGACGCGGCCTCTTCGTCGAGGTGCAGGGCACCGCCGAGGGCGCGCCCTTCGACAAGGCCGAGCTCGACCGCCTGCTCGAGCTGGGCCTCGCCGGCACCGCCGAGCTGACCCGCCTGCAGCGCGCCGCACTCGGACTCGAGGGCGACGCGATCGCCGAGGCGCTCGGCCGGATCGGCAGCTGA
- a CDS encoding Nramp family divalent metal transporter, with protein sequence MSSDTRAPSTAEEGDRARHAGGTAGATGGSGARGAASTGRLILLLGPALVAGVAYLDPGNVASNMSAGARYGYLLVWVVVGANLIAWLVQYLSAKLGLVTGESLPSILGQRLRSPWARRAYWLQAEVVAMATDVAEIVGGAIALNLLFGLPLLAGGFITGAVSLLLLALHGSGRGRSFERIVIGLVAIIGIGFCAGVVVAPPSAGGVLAGLVPRFADADSVLLAASVLGATVMPHAIYAHSALTRDRFGAVEPARLPRVLRATRIDVTVALAIAGTINVAILVLAAATLQGVGGTETLEGAHAALRDALGPVVATLFAVGLLASGLASSSVGAYAGAEIMRGLLRVRIPLLARRAVTLIPALAIIASGVEPTLALVISQVVLSFGIPFALIPLAVLTARRSVLGGAVNRWWTTVLAVAAVALLSALNVVLVVLLLAGG encoded by the coding sequence ATGAGCTCCGACACCCGTGCCCCCTCGACGGCGGAGGAGGGCGACCGCGCGCGCCACGCCGGCGGCACGGCTGGCGCGACCGGCGGGTCCGGCGCGCGCGGCGCGGCCTCGACCGGCCGGCTGATCCTCCTGCTCGGACCCGCGCTCGTCGCCGGGGTCGCCTACCTCGACCCGGGCAACGTCGCCAGCAACATGAGCGCCGGCGCCCGCTACGGCTACCTGCTGGTCTGGGTCGTCGTCGGGGCCAACCTCATCGCCTGGCTCGTGCAGTACCTCTCGGCGAAGCTCGGGCTCGTCACCGGCGAGAGCCTGCCCAGCATCCTCGGGCAGCGCCTCCGCTCGCCCTGGGCCCGCCGCGCCTACTGGCTGCAGGCCGAGGTGGTCGCGATGGCGACCGACGTGGCCGAGATCGTCGGCGGCGCGATCGCGCTCAACCTGCTCTTCGGGTTGCCGCTGCTGGCCGGCGGGTTCATCACCGGCGCCGTCTCGCTGCTGCTGCTCGCCCTGCACGGGTCGGGCCGGGGGCGGTCGTTCGAGCGCATCGTGATCGGGCTCGTCGCGATCATCGGCATCGGGTTCTGCGCCGGGGTGGTCGTCGCGCCGCCCTCGGCGGGCGGCGTGCTCGCCGGACTCGTGCCGCGCTTCGCCGACGCCGACTCGGTGCTGCTCGCCGCATCCGTGCTCGGCGCCACCGTGATGCCGCACGCCATCTACGCCCACTCGGCCCTCACCCGCGACCGGTTCGGCGCCGTCGAGCCGGCTCGACTGCCGCGGGTGCTGCGCGCGACGCGCATCGACGTGACCGTCGCGCTCGCGATCGCCGGCACGATCAACGTCGCGATCCTCGTGCTCGCCGCCGCGACCCTGCAGGGCGTCGGCGGAACCGAGACGCTCGAGGGCGCGCACGCCGCGCTCCGCGACGCGCTCGGGCCCGTCGTCGCGACCCTGTTCGCCGTCGGGCTGCTCGCCTCCGGACTGGCGTCGAGCTCGGTCGGCGCCTACGCCGGCGCCGAGATCATGCGCGGGCTGCTGCGCGTGCGCATCCCGCTGCTCGCCCGTCGGGCCGTGACGCTCATCCCGGCGCTCGCGATCATCGCGAGCGGGGTCGAGCCGACGCTCGCCCTGGTGATCTCGCAGGTCGTGCTGTCGTTCGGCATCCCGTTCGCGCTCATCCCTCTCGCGGTGCTGACGGCACGCCGATCGGTGCTCGGGGGTGCGGTCAACCGCTGGTGGACGACCGTGCTGGCGGTCGCCGCCGTCGCGCTACTCAGCGCGCTCAACGTCGTGCTGGTGGTGCTGCTGCTCG
- the rdgB gene encoding RdgB/HAM1 family non-canonical purine NTP pyrophosphatase produces the protein MQVVLATHNAHKVEELRRILGDRLGEHELVGYDGPEPVEDGDTFAANALIKARAAAEHTGLPAIADDSGIAVDALGGAPGIHSARYAGTRDDGDNLRLLLTNLAGIADRRAAFVCAAAFVLPGEGGTVEHVEESRWPGDVLEAAAGVGGFGYDPIFRPEGETRSAAELTADEKNAVSHRAQAFGALIGFVRSTLDA, from the coding sequence ATGCAGGTCGTGCTCGCCACGCACAACGCGCACAAGGTCGAGGAGCTGCGGCGCATCCTCGGCGACCGGCTGGGCGAGCACGAGCTCGTCGGCTACGACGGACCCGAGCCGGTGGAAGACGGCGACACCTTCGCGGCGAACGCGCTCATCAAGGCGCGGGCGGCGGCCGAGCACACGGGTCTGCCGGCGATCGCCGACGACTCGGGGATCGCGGTGGATGCGCTGGGCGGCGCTCCCGGCATCCACTCGGCGCGGTACGCCGGAACCCGCGACGACGGCGACAACCTGCGCCTGCTGCTGACGAACCTCGCGGGGATCGCCGACCGGCGCGCCGCATTCGTCTGCGCGGCGGCCTTCGTGCTGCCGGGCGAGGGCGGCACGGTCGAGCACGTCGAGGAGAGCCGCTGGCCGGGCGATGTGCTGGAGGCGGCAGCCGGCGTCGGCGGCTTCGGCTACGACCCGATCTTCCGACCCGAGGGCGAGACGCGCAGCGCCGCCGAGCTCACGGCCGACGAGAAGAACGCGGTGAGCCACCGTGCGCAGGCCTTCGGCGCCCTGATCGGATTCGTGCGCTCTACCCTGGACGCGTGA